The Carnobacterium divergens genome includes a window with the following:
- a CDS encoding restriction endonuclease subunit S, protein MKKNKVPEIRFSGFTDDWELRKLGEYVIIKSGWSPSNFEVTDEMGSLFIKVDDLNYSKRIQSDSILKVNIHPKYKKLKKGSTLFPKRGAAIMTNKVRILGDDGYMDTNMMALEPNGIDSEFLYTFIARTGLYKIADTSTIPQINNKHIEPYEISLPKLKEQIEIGSFFKKLDNTIALHQRELEILKNTKKAFLQKMFPKEGEKVPEVRFPGFMDDWELRKLEYLGKVTTGKAFSSTDFDENGEYLIITNKDISDSSRSQNTVTDRINTYDNKVISKYNLSGENLLVTMDGVNLGKTAKYSNNKALLAQRVGRIQSEQIEFVYQVTANQAFLSTMRTLSVGNAIKHISLKQIADYKSLVPNNKDEQAQIGNFFKKLDNTIALHQRELTILQNTKKAFLQKMFV, encoded by the coding sequence ATGAAGAAGAATAAAGTGCCAGAAATACGTTTTTCAGGATTTACGGACGATTGGGAACTGCGTAAGTTAGGTGAATACGTAATTATTAAGTCAGGTTGGTCACCTTCAAATTTTGAAGTAACTGATGAAATGGGTAGCCTATTTATCAAGGTTGATGACTTGAATTACTCAAAACGTATCCAATCAGACTCAATTCTGAAAGTAAATATTCATCCCAAATATAAAAAACTGAAAAAGGGCAGTACTTTATTTCCTAAACGTGGTGCTGCTATTATGACTAATAAGGTGCGCATTCTGGGCGATGATGGCTATATGGACACGAATATGATGGCTCTTGAACCAAATGGGATTGATTCTGAATTTCTTTATACGTTTATTGCTAGAACAGGTTTGTATAAAATTGCGGATACCTCAACAATTCCCCAAATCAATAATAAACATATCGAACCATATGAAATAAGTCTTCCAAAATTAAAAGAACAAATCGAAATCGGTTCTTTTTTCAAAAAACTAGACAACACTATCGCTCTTCATCAACGTGAGTTAGAGATACTAAAAAATACCAAGAAAGCATTCTTGCAAAAAATGTTTCCGAAAGAGGGCGAAAAAGTCCCAGAAGTTCGTTTTCCAGGATTTATGGATGATTGGGAACTGCGTAAGTTAGAATATTTAGGAAAAGTTACTACTGGTAAAGCATTTAGTAGCACAGACTTTGATGAAAATGGAGAGTATTTGATTATTACAAATAAGGATATTTCTGATAGTTCAAGATCACAAAATACTGTTACTGATCGAATTAACACTTATGATAATAAAGTAATTAGTAAATATAATCTTAGTGGCGAGAATTTATTAGTCACAATGGATGGTGTAAATCTTGGTAAGACAGCAAAGTACAGTAACAATAAAGCGCTACTAGCTCAAAGAGTGGGACGAATTCAATCAGAACAGATTGAGTTTGTTTACCAAGTAACTGCAAACCAAGCATTTTTATCGACGATGAGAACATTATCAGTTGGAAATGCCATCAAGCATATTTCTTTGAAACAGATTGCAGATTATAAGAGTCTTGTTCCAAACAACAAAGATGAACAAGCACAGATTGGTAATTTTTTCAAAAAACTAGATAACACTATCGCTCTCCATCAACGCGAGTTAACAATCCTACAAAACACCAAAAAAGCATTCTTACAAAAAATGTTCGTCTAG
- a CDS encoding type I restriction endonuclease subunit R codes for MPKMAHRDEAEVEAHLIEVLGEGHNQWTYCPELTSEEDLWQNLRQKIVQNNQSEIGETPLTDNEFKNIQTELLVRTQTPFEAAKWLKGENGIARITIEREDPSLGSISLILYSNQDIGGGISTYEVVHQIAKKRSSAEGRDRRFDVTLLINGLPIVQIELKQVTAKDGYFQAFNQIKKYAEEGMFRNNIFSTLQLFVVSNEQTTRYFANAMPKDFHSKLLFSWRTKDNRKVENLYEFCKQVLNIPDAHRLIANYTIVSEDQDNKTLMVLHPYQVHAIEALFTAANKHQSGYVWHATGSGKTLTSFVSTKLLARKSGIDRTIMLVDRKDLDSQTTSEFTKFASEFNTGLSTGDAKSNSLIVGTGNAEELSETLLAEANSNVVIITTRQKLDAALQQAKKQEEKKGTNRFKKLVGQHIVFVVDECHRALGAENMQEIKEVFPNSTWFGFTGTPIFEENKKQLKGELARTTYDQYGEVLHTYTIKNALEDGAVLGFQVEHEDTIALISIENKIHHQLKQVEKYAAYSSEQINKIIDQMEPIKKETYIDASVYESEEHIQKVLRKIFRPDNAYMKFNFENGRPQKSAILTTSSITMAKRYYQAIKEMTKDPNWLKNEFPNHPVREGRTMEDPDFPRIAITYSLDENTENAAEQQDEMQGIIQAYNGYYGTAWSLADIQRYNGDINNRLARKRAEFKQFGRQVDLVIVVDRLLTGFDAPTIQTLFVDRNLEYAGLIQAFSRTNRTYPEKKKGLIVTFRKPHTMEKNVADATKLYSEAKEESGLVYPTYQESKKRLNKAYQAIQEFVFVGKEVDEHTALEARIDYVKAFQELSNAYEALVTYDDYNDDMEQSTDLQAQVHLLEEQVGIYNTVKGSLVEKEEAISGEEVDFSGIEFYGDNSIKLYDIDSTYIDQLLGTYFANSPDIREEIEKALQKLNKTECVKSVYREILNAMDNEKIATNEDIFVVKRQFFTQARDQAIQNFADEWFVSERELHSSAVQYMLGSDQIPNLKRIISSQNYEGYKKVHPDAKPFKYAQLIKRAWHEVLDGLVIPLDDELR; via the coding sequence ATGCCTAAAATGGCACATCGTGATGAGGCAGAAGTTGAAGCGCATCTAATCGAAGTTCTTGGGGAAGGCCATAATCAATGGACGTATTGCCCTGAGTTAACCTCAGAAGAAGACCTTTGGCAAAACTTACGTCAAAAAATTGTTCAAAACAATCAATCGGAAATTGGCGAAACGCCTTTAACCGATAACGAATTTAAAAACATTCAAACAGAGCTATTAGTAAGAACACAAACGCCTTTTGAAGCTGCTAAATGGCTAAAAGGAGAAAATGGCATTGCTCGTATTACGATTGAGCGGGAAGATCCTTCATTAGGGTCGATTTCCTTGATTTTATATTCCAATCAAGATATTGGGGGTGGTATTTCTACCTATGAAGTCGTGCATCAAATTGCGAAGAAACGAAGCAGTGCCGAAGGAAGAGACCGTCGTTTTGACGTGACCTTATTAATCAACGGCTTACCAATCGTTCAAATCGAACTAAAACAAGTAACTGCAAAAGATGGCTATTTTCAAGCGTTTAATCAAATTAAAAAATATGCAGAAGAAGGCATGTTCCGTAACAATATTTTTTCAACCCTTCAGTTATTTGTGGTATCAAATGAACAAACGACTCGTTATTTTGCGAATGCCATGCCAAAAGACTTTCATAGTAAGTTGCTTTTTAGCTGGCGTACTAAAGACAATCGTAAAGTAGAAAATCTTTATGAGTTTTGCAAGCAAGTGCTAAACATTCCAGATGCGCATCGCTTGATTGCCAATTATACAATCGTCAGCGAAGATCAAGACAATAAAACCTTAATGGTCTTACATCCCTACCAAGTACATGCCATTGAAGCGCTATTTACTGCGGCCAATAAGCATCAATCTGGCTATGTCTGGCATGCAACAGGTTCTGGAAAAACCCTGACAAGCTTTGTTTCAACGAAACTATTGGCAAGGAAATCTGGGATTGACCGGACGATTATGTTAGTGGATCGCAAAGATTTAGATAGCCAAACTACGAGTGAATTTACAAAGTTTGCCTCTGAATTTAACACTGGACTTTCAACCGGAGATGCGAAATCTAATAGTTTAATTGTTGGAACAGGAAATGCTGAGGAACTAAGCGAAACCCTTCTTGCAGAAGCCAATTCCAATGTGGTTATTATCACCACACGTCAAAAGTTAGACGCAGCCTTACAGCAGGCTAAAAAGCAAGAAGAGAAAAAGGGAACCAACCGATTTAAAAAATTAGTCGGACAGCATATTGTCTTTGTAGTGGATGAGTGTCACCGAGCATTAGGTGCTGAAAATATGCAAGAAATAAAAGAGGTTTTTCCAAATTCCACCTGGTTTGGCTTTACAGGAACGCCGATTTTTGAAGAAAACAAGAAACAACTTAAGGGAGAACTTGCCCGAACGACGTATGATCAATATGGCGAAGTCTTGCATACGTATACGATCAAAAATGCGTTAGAAGATGGCGCTGTTTTAGGATTTCAAGTTGAGCACGAAGACACGATTGCACTTATTTCTATCGAGAATAAAATTCATCATCAACTTAAACAAGTTGAAAAGTATGCAGCCTATTCATCAGAGCAAATTAATAAAATCATTGATCAAATGGAGCCAATCAAAAAGGAAACGTACATTGACGCAAGCGTCTACGAGAGTGAGGAGCATATTCAAAAAGTCTTGCGAAAAATCTTCCGCCCTGACAATGCTTATATGAAGTTTAATTTTGAAAATGGACGTCCACAAAAATCAGCCATTTTAACTACCAGCTCCATTACAATGGCAAAACGTTATTATCAAGCAATCAAAGAAATGACAAAAGACCCCAATTGGTTGAAAAATGAATTTCCAAATCATCCAGTTCGAGAAGGTCGTACAATGGAAGATCCAGATTTCCCAAGAATAGCGATTACGTATTCATTGGATGAAAACACAGAAAATGCTGCTGAACAACAAGATGAAATGCAGGGGATTATCCAAGCGTACAATGGGTATTATGGAACCGCTTGGTCATTAGCAGACATTCAGCGCTACAACGGCGATATCAACAATCGACTGGCCCGTAAACGAGCAGAGTTCAAGCAATTTGGCCGTCAAGTGGATTTAGTCATTGTAGTCGATCGTTTATTAACAGGATTTGATGCACCAACAATCCAAACCTTATTTGTTGATCGTAATTTAGAGTATGCAGGACTAATCCAAGCCTTTTCTCGTACCAACCGCACGTATCCTGAGAAAAAGAAAGGGCTAATCGTCACTTTCCGGAAACCACATACAATGGAAAAAAATGTAGCCGATGCAACGAAGCTTTATTCGGAAGCAAAAGAAGAATCAGGATTAGTTTATCCAACTTATCAAGAGTCTAAAAAACGATTGAATAAAGCCTATCAAGCAATTCAAGAGTTTGTTTTTGTAGGAAAAGAAGTAGACGAGCATACGGCATTAGAAGCGAGAATTGACTATGTGAAAGCCTTCCAAGAGTTGAGCAATGCTTATGAAGCTTTAGTAACCTATGATGATTATAACGATGATATGGAGCAATCCACCGACTTACAAGCACAAGTTCATCTGTTAGAAGAGCAAGTGGGCATTTACAATACGGTTAAAGGATCTCTTGTTGAAAAAGAGGAAGCCATTTCTGGTGAAGAAGTTGATTTTTCAGGCATTGAATTTTATGGAGACAACAGCATTAAGCTGTACGACATCGATTCAACATATATCGATCAACTACTAGGCACCTATTTTGCAAATAGCCCAGACATTCGCGAAGAAATCGAGAAGGCGTTACAGAAATTAAATAAAACCGAGTGTGTAAAATCTGTTTATCGAGAAATTTTAAATGCAATGGATAATGAAAAAATCGCAACAAACGAAGATATCTTTGTAGTAAAACGACAATTCTTTACCCAAGCGCGTGATCAAGCAATCCAAAATTTTGCAGATGAATGGTTTGTTTCAGAAAGAGAGCTTCACTCCTCTGCTGTTCAATACATGCTGGGATCTGACCAAATTCCCAATCTTAAAAGAATTATCAGCAGTCAGAATTACGAAGGCTACAAAAAGGTCCATCCAGATGCAAAACCATTCAAGTATGCCCAATTAATCAAACGTGCTTGGCATGAAGTGTTAGATGGATTGGTTATCCCATTAGATGATGAATTAAGATAA